A region of Mesoplodon densirostris isolate mMesDen1 chromosome 11, mMesDen1 primary haplotype, whole genome shotgun sequence DNA encodes the following proteins:
- the TROAP gene encoding tastin isoform X2, giving the protein MTTLQATKDPLLRGVSPTPSKIPVRSQRRPPLPTVKPSALDQENQDPRRLVQKLSSQHPLVDSAGPRPKATHQTEQSERLVGCTQLRNPLEELTPSPGRQNVGPRPPPQTEAPGTIEFVADPAALATILSGCPGLCILGSQNPHPPTGPCQGFLLLQAGGTRTSRPDLVSPEAKGSDSTFRTFLSPLRSSRFPGAKKRDRWQEQDFSEPGLRIASGDPCQACFLSP; this is encoded by the exons ATGACTACCCTCCAAGCCACGAAGGATCCTCTCCTCCGGGGTGTATCTCCTACCCCCAGCAAGATTCCCGTTCGCTCTCAGAGACGCCCGCCTCTCCCCACAGTCAAACCCAGCGCCCTGGACCAGGAGAACCAAGATCCACGG AGATTGGTGCAGAAGCTCAGTAGTCAACACCCGCTCGTTGACTCAGCAGGCCCCAGGCCGAAAGCCACACATCAAACAGAGCAATCGGAGAGATTGGTGGGGTGTACTCAGCTTCGGAACCCCTTGGAGGAGCTCACGCCTAGCCCTGGGAGACAAAATGTGGGACCTAGGCCCCCTCCCCAGACAG AGGCTCCAGGGACCATAGAGTTTGTGGCTGACCCTGCAGCCCTGGCCACCATCCTGTCAG GATGCCCGGGCCTCTGCATACTTGGCTCCCAGAACCCCCACCCACCGACTGGACCCTGCCAGGGCTTCCTGCTTCTCCAGGCTGGAGGGACCAGGACCTCGAGGCCGGACCTTGTGTCCCCAGAGGCTAAAGGCTCTG ATTCCACCTTCAGGACCTTCCTCTCACCCCTCCGCTCCTCCCGGTTTCCAGGAGCTAAGAAGAGAGACAGGTGGCAAGAGCAA GACTTCAGTGAGCCAGGCCTCAGGATTGCTTCTGGAGACCCTTGTCAAGCCTG CTTCCTCTCTCCCTGA
- the C1QL4 gene encoding complement C1q-like protein 4 — protein MVLLLLVAIPLLVHSSRGPAHYEMLGRCRMVCDPHGPRGPGPDGAPASVPPFPQGAKGEVGRRGKAGLRGPPGPPGPRGPPGEPGRPGPPGPPGPGPGGVAPPAGYVPRIAFYAGLRRPHEGYEVLRFDDVVTNVGNAYEVASGKFTCPMPGVYFFAYHVLMRGGDGTSMWADLMKNGQVRASAIAQDADQNYDYASNSVILHLDVGDEVFIKLDGGKVHGGNTNKYSTFSGFIIYPD, from the exons atggtgctgctgctgctggtggccATTCCGCTGCTAGTGCACAGCTCCCGCGGGCCGGCGCACTACGAGATGCTGGGTCGCTGCCGCATGGTGTGCGACCCCCACGGGCCGCGAGGCCCAGGACCCGACGGCGCGCCCGCCTCCGTACCCCCCTTCCCTCAGGGCGCCAAGGGAGAGGTGGGCCGGCGCGGGAAGGCAGGCCTGCGAGGGCCCCCGGGACCACCAGGTCCTagaggacctccaggagagccGGGCAGGCCAGGTCCCCCGGGCCCTCCAGGCCCAGGCCCCGGCGGGGTGGCGCCCCCTGCCGGCTACGTGCCTCGAATTGCCTTCTATGCCGGCCTGCGGCGGCCACACGAGGGTTACGAAGTGCTGCGCTTCGACGACGTGGTGACCAACGTGGGCAACGCTTACGAGGTGGCCAGTGGCAAGTTCACCTGCCCCATGCCGGGTGTCTACTTCTTCGCTTACCATGTGCTTATGCGCGGCGGTGACGGCACCAGCATGTGGGCGGACTTGATGAAGAATGGACAG GTCCGGGCCAGCGCCATTGCTCAGGACGCGGACCAGAACTATGACTACGCCAGCAACAGCGTTATCCTGCACCTGGATGTGGGAGATGAAGTCTTCATCAAGCTGGACGGCGGGAAGGTGCACGGCGGTAACACCAACAAGTACAGCACCTTCTCTGGCTTCATCATCTACCCGGACTGA
- the DNAJC22 gene encoding LOW QUALITY PROTEIN: dnaJ homolog subfamily C member 22 (The sequence of the model RefSeq protein was modified relative to this genomic sequence to represent the inferred CDS: inserted 1 base in 1 codon; deleted 2 bases in 1 codon; substituted 3 bases at 3 genomic stop codons), which translates to MAKGLLMTYALWAVGGLAGLHQLYLGWDSHALPWMPLGGGGWGWRGGLGWLWEFWKLPSFVAQANRPQRQRQSSGGGTHPLSTIHFAAQMTVGIYFGLVAVISLSFMGSFYIVGLPLAVGLGVLLMAAVGNQTSDFKNTLGAAFRTSPIFYGCPIAILPISLAAGITAQKHCLYKASVGSEMLSVRLYCLGLAYLAFTCPLAYSALCNTAATLSYVAETLGSFFSWFSFFPLLGRVMESVLLLPYWVXKLLVGEHGFSSGHFQEWXKLYEFVHSFQDXKCQLAYQVLGLSEGATNEEIHCRYLELVXDHNRHQAEEAQKNFLEIQAAYEVLSQPREPRGSCR; encoded by the exons ATGGCCAAGGGGCTCCTGATGACCTATGCCCTCTGGGCTGTAGGGGGCCTTGCTGGGCTCCATCAGCTGTACCTTGGGTGGGACAGCCACGCACTGCCCTGGATgcccctggggggcggggggtgggggtggagaggg gGCCTCGGTTGGCTCTGGGAATTCTGGAAGCTCCCGAGCTTTGTTGCTCAGGCCAACAGACCCCAGCGGCAGAGGCAGAGTTCAGGAGGGGGGACACACCCTTTGAGTACCATTCACTTTGCTGCCCAGATGACAGTGGGCATTTATTTTGGCCTTGTGGCTGTCATTAGCCTCTCCTTCATGGGCAGCTTCTATATTGTGGGCCTCCCACTGGCAGTTGGCTTAGGGGTTTTGCTGATGGCTGCTGTTGGTAACCAGACCTCAGACTTTAAGAACACTCTAGGAGCAGCATTTCGTACTTCCCCTATTTTCTATGGCTGCCCCATAGCCATCCTGCCCATCAGCTTGGCTGCTGGCATCACAGCCCAGAAGCATTGCCTCTACAAAGCTTCAGTTGGGTCAGAGATGCTCAGTGTGAGGCTCTACTGCCTGGGCTTGGCTTACCTTGCTTTCACATGCCCGCTAGCATACAGTGCCCTCTGCAACACGGCTGCCACCCTTAGCTATGTGGCAGAGACCCTCGGCTCCTTCTTCAGTTGGTTCAGCTTCTTCCCCCTCCTTGGGCGCGTGATGGAGTCTGTCCTCCTTTTGCCTTACTGGGTCTAGAAGCTGCTGGTGGGAGAACATGGCTTCAGCAGTGGCCACTTCCAAGAGTGGTAAAAGCTCTATGAGTTTGTTCACAGTTTTCAGGATTAGAAGTGTCAGTTGGCTTACCAG GTTTTGGGTCTCTCAGAGGGGGcaacaaatgaagaaatacattGCAGATACCTAGAGCTAG AAGACCACAATCGGCACCAGGCGGAGGAAGCTCAGAAGAACTTTCTGGAGATCCAGGCAGCGTATGAAGTCCTGAGTCAGCCCAGGGAGCCAAGGGGATCCTGCAGGTGA
- the TROAP gene encoding tastin isoform X1: protein MTTLQATKDPLLRGVSPTPSKIPVRSQRRPPLPTVKPSALDQENQDPRRLVQKLSSQHPLVDSAGPRPKATHQTEQSERLVGCTQLRNPLEELTPSPGRQNVGPRPPPQTEAPGTIEFVADPAALATILSGEGVKSCRLGRQPSLAQRVLVRGNQGGTIRRGQDARASAYLAPRTPTHRLDPARASCFSRLEGPGPRGRTLCPQRLKALIPPSGPSSHPSAPPGFQELRRETGGKSKTSVSQASGLLLETLVKPASSLPEGEYEVVTHSDERGGGPLGLAQRVPLKETREMTHTKDGRDSCLMPSPGQVIPPAITRPSPFGRAQRVPSPGPSAPTSYSVLRRLANRPKTQFTPLPSAPRAQQAQWLSGLSPQPCPEEPALPWEQIAVRLFDQEGGMRLQERPGKPPVATPYGPHPSRTPSLQELKMQRISILQQLLRQEVEGLVEGKCAPHNGGSSLDMVELQPLLAEVSRTLNAPENKSGAFHLPGMLQHSGLPKPYLPEGCGEPEACPAAEPEVALPCPPAEPGPPESHHRRRPEISEPSTQEQPEASEPCPLGEAGPLQACPQGQTGLPEPSPRVEPGVSEACSLEPRSPESSPWPCCSQWAPATTSLTFSSQRPLCASPPIHSLQSLKPPTGKAGPSHLAPRTLALRQRLKACLTAIHRFHEARLDDECAFYTSRAPPSALTRVCTNPVATLLEWQDSLCFIPVGSAAPQDSPS, encoded by the exons ATGACTACCCTCCAAGCCACGAAGGATCCTCTCCTCCGGGGTGTATCTCCTACCCCCAGCAAGATTCCCGTTCGCTCTCAGAGACGCCCGCCTCTCCCCACAGTCAAACCCAGCGCCCTGGACCAGGAGAACCAAGATCCACGG AGATTGGTGCAGAAGCTCAGTAGTCAACACCCGCTCGTTGACTCAGCAGGCCCCAGGCCGAAAGCCACACATCAAACAGAGCAATCGGAGAGATTGGTGGGGTGTACTCAGCTTCGGAACCCCTTGGAGGAGCTCACGCCTAGCCCTGGGAGACAAAATGTGGGACCTAGGCCCCCTCCCCAGACAG AGGCTCCAGGGACCATAGAGTTTGTGGCTGACCCTGCAGCCCTGGCCACCATCCTGTCAGGTGAGGGGGTGAAGAGCTGTCGCCTGGGGCGCCAGCCCAGTCTGGCTCAGAGAGTACTGGTTCGAGGGAACCAGGGAGGCACCATCCGGAGGGGCCAG GATGCCCGGGCCTCTGCATACTTGGCTCCCAGAACCCCCACCCACCGACTGGACCCTGCCAGGGCTTCCTGCTTCTCCAGGCTGGAGGGACCAGGACCTCGAGGCCGGACCTTGTGTCCCCAGAGGCTAAAGGCTCTG ATTCCACCTTCAGGACCTTCCTCTCACCCCTCCGCTCCTCCCGGTTTCCAGGAGCTAAGAAGAGAGACAGGTGGCAAGAGCAA GACTTCAGTGAGCCAGGCCTCAGGATTGCTTCTGGAGACCCTTGTCAAGCCTG CTTCCTCTCTCCCTGAAGGAGAATATGAAGTTGTCACTCACTCAGATGAAAGAGGAGGGGGCCCCCTCGGTCTGGCTCAGCGAGTACCATTAAAAGAAACCCGAGAGATGACACACACCAAG GACGGCCGTGACTCCTGCCTGATGCCCTCCCCTGGCCAAGTGATACCACCTGCCATCACCCGGCCATCACCCTTTGGACGGGCTCAACGTGTGCCTTCCCCTGGCCCCTCAGCTCCA acCTCATATTCAGTGTTGCGCCGTCTCGCCAACCGCCCCAAAACCCAGTTCACACCCCTCCCATCGGCCCCCAGAGCTCAGCAG GCCCAGTGGTTGAGTGGCCTCTCCCCTCAGCCTTGCCCTGAAgagcctgccctgccctgg GAGCAGATTGCGGTCCGGTTATTTGACCAGGAAGGTGGTATGAGGTTGCAGGAGCGTCCTGGGAAGCCACCCGTGGCAACTCCTTATGGACCCCATCCCAGTAGAACCCCCAGTCTCCAGGAGCTGAAGATGCAG CGCATCAGTATCCTGCAACAGCTTTTGCGACAGGAGGTAGAGGGGCTGGTGGAGGGCAAGTGTGCCCCCCATAATGGAGGCTCCTCTCTGGATATGGTTGAACTTCAGCCCCTGCTGGCTGAGGTTTCTAGAACTCTGAATGCCCCAGAGAATAAATCTGGGGCTTTTCATCTTCCTGGAATGTTACAGCACTCTGGGCTGCCCAAACCCTACCTTCCAGAGGGGTGTGGGGAACCAGAGGCCTGCCCTGCAGCAGAGCCCGAGgtagccctgccctgccctccagcaGAACCAGGGCCCCCAGAGTCCCACCATAGGAGGCGGCCTGAGATATCAGAGCCCTCCACCCAGGAACAGCCTGAGGCATCAGAGCCCTGCCCTCTGGGAGAGGCTGGACCCCTTCAGGCCTGCCCCCAGGGACAGACAGGACTCCCAGAGCCCTCCCCTAGGGTAGAGCCTGGGGTATCAGAGGCCTGCTCCCTGGAACCCAGAAGTCCAGAGTCCAGCCCATGGCCCTGCTGCAGTCAGTGGGCTCCAGCGACCACCAGCCTGACCTTCTCCTCCCAACGCCCACTTTGTGCCAGCCCCCCTATCCACTCACTCCAGTCTCTGAAGCCCCCAACAGGCAAGGCAG GCCCCAGCCATCTGGCCCCTCGAACCCTGGCCCTGAGGCAGCGCCTCAAAGCATGTCTGACCGCCATCCACCGCTTCCACGAGGCCCGCCTGGACGACGAGTGTGCCTTCTACACTAGCCGAGCCCCTCCCTCAGCCCTCACCCGGGTCTGCACCAACCCTGTGGCCACATTGCTCGAATGGCAGGATTCCCTG tgtTTTATTCCAGTCGGTTCTGCTGCCCCACAGGACTCTCCGTCATGA